A part of Pectinophora gossypiella chromosome Z, ilPecGoss1.1, whole genome shotgun sequence genomic DNA contains:
- the LOC126380243 gene encoding uncharacterized protein LOC126380243 produces MRGIWSPVITLGVILHITLVSGKALIEQNKQAQQQQLEQKDQTAQKRIGYDYPAPPSDLVNPFQDHDDLHAHGDHHEVIDHHEEIAHHDHHDLHEEHHDEHHHHIEEHHDDHHDHHDHHDHHDPGYWKKKLIWKPGWKKIWKPAKKQIWKPSWKKIWKPVWVPTKIPVWKEIKVPDWKKIWKPEWKPIKVPAWKEVKVPDWKKITVPVHKDIVVPGWKEIQVPAWKKIWVPEWVKVGVPGEKYLGKDHEGWEYTSHDLWKKKLIWKPVWKKYWKPAKKQIWIPDKKLVWKDEWKQIWRTEKKQIWIDDKKLVWKEAWKQIWKPSKKLIWVPDKKLEWKEAWKQIWIPDWKQIWVPGVKKIWRPVWISEWFPSPDHHEHVHESHGWDRSDHNSAASQKSVAIQKAPQQLAPQQPAPQQLRQSTWQFPK; encoded by the exons ATGCGAGGGATCTGGAGCCCAGTG ATTACCCTTGGGGTAATTCTTCACATCACCCTAGTGTCGGGAAAGGCATTAATTGAACAAAACAAACAAGCACAACAGCAGCAATTGGAGCAGAAAGACCAAACTGCTCAGAAACGCATCGGTTATGATTACCCTGCTCCGCCCTCCGACCTCGTGAACCCATTCCAAGATCATGATGACTTGCACGCGCATGGCGACCACCACGAGGTGATCGACCATCACGAGGAAATCGCCCATCACGACCACCACGATCTGCATGAGGAACACCACGATGAGCACCACCACCACATTGAGGAGCACCACGACGACCACCATGATCACCATGACCACCACGACCATCATGATCCCGGTTATtggaaaaagaaattaatctgGAAACCTGGATGGAAGAAAATATGGAAACCCGCCAAAAAACAAATATGGAAGCCCTCATGGAAGAAAATCTGGAAGCCGGTGTGGGTACCTACCAAAATTCCTGTCTGGAAAGAAATAAAAGTACCCGATTGGAAGAAAATCTGGAAACCTGAATGGAAACCTATCAAAGTACCAGCTTGGAAGGAAGTAAAAGTTCCAGATTGGAAAAAAATCACCGTTCCTGTACACAAAGACATCGTAGTACCAGGTTGGAAGGAAATACAAGTTCCTGCTTGGAAGAAAATTTGGGTTCCTGAATGGGTTAAAGTAGGAGTTCCAGGTGAAAAATACTTGGGCAAGGATCATGAAGGTTGGGAATACACATCTCACGATTTGTGGAAGAAGAAACTCATCTGGAAACCAGTGTGGAAAAAGTATTGGAAGCCAGCTAAGAAACAAATCTGGATTCCTGACAAGAAGCTTGTGTGGAAGGACGAGTGGAAACAAATCTGGAGAACAGAAAAGAAGCAGATTTGGATCGATGATAAGAAACTAGTATGGAAGGAAGCCTGGAAGCAAATCTGGAAGCCATCTAAGAAACTCATCTGGGTACCCGACAAGAAACTTGAATGGAAAGAGGCTTGGAAGCAGATTTGGATTCCTGACTGGAAACAAATTTGGGTGCCAGGTGTAAAGAAGATCTGGAGGCCTGTTTGGATATCGGAATGGTTCCCGTCGCCTGACCATCATGAACACGTACATGAATCCCACGGGTGGGACAGAAGTGACCACAACTCTGCCGCGAGCCAGAAGTCGGTCGCGATCCAGAAAGCCCCGCAACAGCTCGCACCACAGCAGCCCGCGCCTCAGCAACTCCGACAGTCGACGTGGCAGTTTccaaaataa
- the LOC126380800 gene encoding bombyxin B-1 homolog — translation MKVLVMFALVLWGADTQGSDGQETQQEQPRILCGRVLAETRMLLCLTKSEEAKNKSVETPLTASMYPRAYRRGGLMRPWLAGRSKEGGALKLTRAKRIPGLVDECCHKPCYNRDLLNYC, via the exons ATGAAG GTATTGGTGATGTTCGCTCTCGTGCTGTGGGGGGCAGATACTCAGGGCTCGGATGGGCAAGAGACGCAGCAGGAACAACCGCGCATCCTCTGTGGCCGCGTGTTGGCTGAGACAAGAATGCTGTTGTGCCTTACCAAAAGCGAGGAAGCAAAGAACAAATCTGTCGAGACACCCTTAACTG CGTCGATGTACCCGCGTGCGTACAGACGAGGGGGGTTGATGAGGCCGTGGCTGGCGGGCCGCTCCAAAGAGGGGGGGGCCTTGAAGCTGACCCGCGCCAAGCGAATCCCCGGCCTCGTCGACGAATGCTGCCACAAACCCTGCTACAACCGTGATCTCCTCAACTACTGCTAG
- the LOC126380418 gene encoding uncharacterized protein LOC126380418, translating into MLVVDAFTKYCILTPIQRQDFSELQRVCKNVISLFGTPRLIVCDRGRMLECAAFKSWMQVLGVELHYITPEMHQANGQVERYVRTVLNMLRIEVTYKKRQWADELWQLQLILNLTMQKTTQSSALNLLVGHESATPAIRALVRDVAQAPSAVNRESRREMARQRTAEQLSNNQRTMDARVNRERRPPRMFQEGDHVFVIKFAQSTGKLDHGMRGPYRVLRVLPNDRYELKLLAGSYGKSTYAAAQYMVPWRGEWTPESCSAFFEGNDDNDPDQSQPGLYLESDQSEQAAVDDPELDPSVRLDATEPGSSTQHEEPRPGPSRGLDMPILD; encoded by the exons ATGTTAGTAGTTGATGCGTTCACTAAGTACTGCATACTTACGCCCATCCAGCGCCAAGATTTTAGTGAACTACAACGAGTTTGTAAAAATGTTATATCGTTGTTTGGCACTCCGCGCTTGATAGTGTGTGATAGAGGTCGTATGCTGGAGTGTGCTGCCTTCAAGTCGTGGATGCAAGTTTTGGGTGTAGAACTCCATTATATAACCCCCGAAATGCATCAAGCTAACGGGCAGGTAGAACGATACGTGCGGACCGTGTTAAACATGCTCAGGATTGAGGTCACTTATAAAAAGcgtcaatgggctgatgagCTGTGGCAGCTTCAGTTAATCCTTAATCTGACTATGCAGAAAACGACACAATCTTCTGCCTTAAATCTGTTAGTGGGACATGAGAGTGCCACGCCAGCGATTAGAGCCCTGGTACGAGATGTCGCGCAAGCACCATCGGCCGTCAACCGCGAGTCAAGAAGAGAGATGGCAAGACAGAGGACGGCCGAGCAGTTGTCCAATAACCAGAGGACCATGGATGCTCGCGTTAATCGCGAACGTCGTCCACCCCGTATGTTTCAGGAAGGCGACCACGTCTTCGTTATTAAGTTCGCCCAGTCTACGGGGAAGCTGGACCACGGCATGCGTGGCCCTTATCGGGTGCTGCGAGTCCTGCCTAACGACCGCTATGAGTTAAAGCTCCTGGCTGGATCCTATGGAAAGTCCACGTACGCAGCTGCCCAGTACATGGTCCCTTGGAGAGGGGAATGGACTCCCGAATCTTGCTCTGCCTTCTTCGAGG GAAATGACGACAACGACCCGGACCAAAGTCAGCCGGGACTTTACTTGGAGTCTGACCAGTCTGAGCAAGCTGCGGTGGACGACCCTGAATTGGACCCGTCAGTGAGGCTAGATGCCACGGAGCCTGGGTCATCAACGCAACATGAAGAGCCGCGACCGGGCCCTTCGCGGGGCTTAGACATGCCTATACTCGATTAA
- the LOC126380248 gene encoding uncharacterized protein LOC126380248 — protein sequence MRAPILVSVSFLCLLVVVDKAVAQETEANIIASTTSEATVTLSDDSEHLTNPILERSSHAHSHVHVEPALKGFWTKKFAWRPRWVKTWQEKKIYVAVWKRMWGPAVLKEWVPVPRPPPGWIKHNSGAYAVKKYPYHY from the exons ATGAGAGCACCGATTTTA GTTTCAGTCAGTTTTTTATGCTTACTGGTCGTTGTCGACAAAGCTGTAGCACAGGAGACTGAAGCTAATATTATAGCAAGCACGACGAGCGAAGCAACTGTCACGCTTTCGGACGACAGCGAACATTTGACAAATCCGATTTT AGAGAGGTCTTCCCACGCCCACTCACATGTTCACGTCGAACCTGCGCTCAAAGGGTTCTGGACGAAGAAGTTCGCTTGGCGACCGCGCTGGGTGAAGACCTGGCAGGAGAAGAAGATCTACGTCGCAGTATGGAAGCGGATGTGGGGCCCCGCGGTATTGAAGGAGTGGGTACCTGTGCCCAGGCCACCGCCCGGCTGGATAAAGCACAACTCCGGAGCATATGCCGTCAAAAAATATCCTTACCATTATTAA
- the LOC126380740 gene encoding peptidoglycan recognition protein 3 isoform X2, with protein sequence MQPLISPIDHESRHNSYRADDEPHVSEQTPLLRFPRPDVEPATSTTTTVVVSMLLIILISGVVIGVYLLIVQSDSENILPPVETPLQLVSASQWNYNGRPMLSSSPFKAHQVVVVQTDTEPCHSTDSCTQLLRNMQTYTTDGSLPYNFLVSSNGQTFEALGWWQPSQMFPQHPGAFVLAFIGNFTDAPPTPAQVDEAKNFFAESLSLQHLEPSYSIVGKSTKYTPKYLFKSLSSLPQWNRFESDSY encoded by the exons ATGCAACCTTTAATTTCGCCCATTG atcATGAGTCTCGGCACAACTCTTATCGGGCTGACGATGAGCCGCACGTGTCGGAGCAAACGCCTCTACTGCGATTCCCACGCCCAGACGTCGAACCAGCTacatccaccaccaccactGTTGTGGTGAGCATGCTGCTTATCATCCTCATATCTGGAGTCGTCATTGGTGTTTATCTGTTGATAGTGCAAAGTGATTCAG aAAACATATTGCCTCCTGTAGAGACACCATTGCAGTTGGTGAGCGCTTCACAGTGGAATTATAATGGTAGACCAATGCTCTCATCTTCTCCATTCAAGGCTCACCAGGTGGTTGTGGTACAAACAGACACAGAACCGTGTCACAGTACTGACTCATGCACACAACTACTGCGGAATATGCAG acaTACACGACGGATGGCAGTTTGCCCTATAACTTCTTAGTGTCTTCAAACGGTCAAACGTTCGAGGCTCTTGGGTGGTGGCAGCCTTCACAAATGTTTCCACAACACCCCGGTGCCTTCGTCTTAGCttttatag gTAATTTCACCGATGCTCCACCTACACCGGCTCAAGTAGACGAAGCGAAAAACTTCTTTGCCGAATCTCTAAGTTTGCAGCATTTGGAGCCGTCGTACTCTATCGTTGGTAAAAGTACTAAGTACACACCAAAGTATCTCTTTAAAAGCTTAAGTTCACTGCCACAATGGAATCGTTTTGAGTCAGACAGTTATTAa
- the LOC126380740 gene encoding peptidoglycan recognition protein 3 isoform X1 yields the protein MTEIPLHGFYYHESRHNSYRADDEPHVSEQTPLLRFPRPDVEPATSTTTTVVVSMLLIILISGVVIGVYLLIVQSDSENILPPVETPLQLVSASQWNYNGRPMLSSSPFKAHQVVVVQTDTEPCHSTDSCTQLLRNMQTYTTDGSLPYNFLVSSNGQTFEALGWWQPSQMFPQHPGAFVLAFIGNFTDAPPTPAQVDEAKNFFAESLSLQHLEPSYSIVGKSTKYTPKYLFKSLSSLPQWNRFESDSY from the exons ATGACGGAAATACCACTTCAtggattttatt atcATGAGTCTCGGCACAACTCTTATCGGGCTGACGATGAGCCGCACGTGTCGGAGCAAACGCCTCTACTGCGATTCCCACGCCCAGACGTCGAACCAGCTacatccaccaccaccactGTTGTGGTGAGCATGCTGCTTATCATCCTCATATCTGGAGTCGTCATTGGTGTTTATCTGTTGATAGTGCAAAGTGATTCAG aAAACATATTGCCTCCTGTAGAGACACCATTGCAGTTGGTGAGCGCTTCACAGTGGAATTATAATGGTAGACCAATGCTCTCATCTTCTCCATTCAAGGCTCACCAGGTGGTTGTGGTACAAACAGACACAGAACCGTGTCACAGTACTGACTCATGCACACAACTACTGCGGAATATGCAG acaTACACGACGGATGGCAGTTTGCCCTATAACTTCTTAGTGTCTTCAAACGGTCAAACGTTCGAGGCTCTTGGGTGGTGGCAGCCTTCACAAATGTTTCCACAACACCCCGGTGCCTTCGTCTTAGCttttatag gTAATTTCACCGATGCTCCACCTACACCGGCTCAAGTAGACGAAGCGAAAAACTTCTTTGCCGAATCTCTAAGTTTGCAGCATTTGGAGCCGTCGTACTCTATCGTTGGTAAAAGTACTAAGTACACACCAAAGTATCTCTTTAAAAGCTTAAGTTCACTGCCACAATGGAATCGTTTTGAGTCAGACAGTTATTAa
- the LOC126380735 gene encoding clavesin-1: protein MSTASFLLTVTTSWGAVTDKCDKEKERPKLNIAEVAAKELRETPATRDQALRIMREWIQQNNDIRNVRTDDCFLLRFLRQKKFSIPMAQQTLLKYLSLKKYYLEYFTNLDCEDPKLEEILRNGYIAVSPVRDASGRRVIVYNMGKFNALKFNCWDMCRAHVLVYETLLEDPMNQVCGFTHVGDGSGASAAHVITWNPSDFARLMKWGEQSMPMRHKEFHIVNAPSALKYIIDFAVSKVTPKMAQRLHIHTNLKQLHKQMDTSCLPTIYGGPIPLQDMIEFTRQLLSDQRKKVLGLDDMELLNTRGIISSRQKSTNGDIQSVQGSFRKLEID from the exons ATGTCGACGGCAAGTTTCCTACTGACGGTGACAACCAGTTGGGGTGCGGTGACGGACAAATGTGACAAGGAGAAGGAGCGACCGAAGCTGAACATCGCCGAAGTGGCTGCTAAGGAGCTACGAGAGACCCCGGCCACAAGAGACCAGGCTCTGCGCATCATGAGGGAGTGGATCCAACAGAATAACGACATCAGGAACGTGCGCACAG ATGACTGTTTCTTACTGCGATTTCTTCGTCAGAAGAAATTCAGCATACCCATGGCGCAGCAAACTTTACTGAAGTATTTGAGTCTGAAGAAATATTACCTAGAATATTTCACGAATCTCGACTGCGAGGATCCCAAATTAGAGGAAATCCTCCGTAACGG GTACATTGCCGTCTCGCCGGTGCGCGATGCGAGCGGCCGCAGGGTCATCGTCTACAACATGG GTAAATTCAACGCATTGAAGTTCAACTGTTGGGACATGTGTCGCGCCCACGTTCTGGTATATGAGACTCTGCTGGAGGACCCAATGAACCAAGTATGCGGGTTTACACACGTCGGGGACGGCAGCGGAGCCTCCGCAGCACACGTCATCACTTGGAACCCCTCAGACTTCGCCAGGCTCATGAAGTGGGGGGAG CAATCGATGCCGATGCGCCACAAGGAGTTTCACATAGTGAACGCGCCGTCCGCTCTCAAGTACATCATCGACTTCGCCGTCAGCAAAGTCACACCCAAAATGGCACAGAGACTTCAT ATCCACACCAACCTGAAACAACTTCACAAGCAAATGGACACATCCTGCCTGCCCACAATATACGGAGGGCCAATACCTCTGCAGGATATGATCGAGTTCACCAGACAACTCCTCAGCGACCAAAGGAAGAAAGTCCTTGGACTCGATGACATGGAACTCCTCAACACACGAGGCATCATCTCGTCAAGACAAAAGAGCACGAACGGTGACATCCAGTCAGTACAGGGTAGTTTCAGAAAACTAGAAATAGATTAG